In Agrococcus jenensis, the genomic window CGTTGCGGAGGATGTCGTCGAGGTGCTGCCACGGCGGGCTCGAGGTCGGGTGGTGCTGGTGGTACGCGTGCGCGCCGCCGACCCACGCGAGCGGCGCCGGCGCTGCCTGCGCGCGCATCGCGAAGTCGGTGTCCTCCGCGCCGTAGCCCACGTAGGCCTCGTCGAAGCCGCCGATGCGGCGCCAGGTCGAGGCGCTGAGCGCGAAGGAGAGCGACCAGAACAGCAGCTGGTCCTCCGGCGCCGCGACGTGGACCTCGCCGTCGGGCGGCGACGGACGCGCGGCGTGCGGCGCCGTGAGCGCCGCGAGATCCGTCTGGGCATCGACGGCGACGCCCTCGGCCAGGTAGGTCACCGGGCCGGCGAGCAGCGCTCCGGGGTGCGCGCGGAGCGCGCGGTCGTAGCGATCGAGCAGCGCGTCGCCCGGCACGCAGTCGGCGTCGAGGAAGACGAGCCGGTCGCATCCGCGGTCGATCGCGGCCCGCGCACCGGCGTTGCGGGCGGCGGCGAGCCGCATGCCCGCGGCCGCGGGCGGCACGTGCAGCACGACGGTCGCGGGCACCTCGTCGCCGGGCGGCTCTGCGTCGAGCCACACGACGACCCGCTCGAGGCCGGGGACGCCCTGCAGCCGCTCCTGCTGCCGCGCCAGGTGCCCGGCCCGCGCGCGCGAGGCGAGCGTGATGGTGGCGATGGTCATGGCCGTCCTCCTGCCGCGACGCGGTCGATGATCGCCGCGGCCCTGCCCGCGGCGCCGGGCACGCCCCATGCGCTCCAGTCCGGTTGGAGCGCCTGCGCGCGGGCGAGCAGCGCCGGCCAGTCATCGGGCGCGGGGGCGTCGACGACGACGGCGAGGCCCAGCTCGTCCAGCATGGCGGCCGTGCGGTGCTGCTCGTCGAACGGGCGCGGCCGCGGCACGACGATGGCGCTGGCCCCGGCCGCGGCGACGTCGGCGATCGCGTTCTGCCCCGCGGCCGTGACCACGACCTCCGCCTCGCAGAGCGCCAGCCACGGGTCGTCGATCCACGTCGCGCCGCCGGCGATGCGCCACTGCCGGTCGGGCGTCGCCGCGATCGCCTGGCGCAGCATCGCGTCCCACGCCGCGTCCCGGCCCCCGCCGCCGAGCGCGAGCACGGCGCCGGGACGGCGCGAGGCCGAGCGCTCCCACGTCGCGAAGCGCGAGATGCCGCCCACCGGGTGGACCTCGCCGTCGTCGGCCGGCCACGGGGCGATCACCGCGTCGGCGAGCCGTCGGCCGAGCACGTGCGGCTCGTCGGTGCGGTCGCCCGGCTGCGTCATCAGCACGACGCGGCGCCCGAGGAGCCGCGCGAGCAGCGTCACCTCGACCGAGACGTCGACGACGATCGCGTCGAGGTGCGGCGCGCGAGCCGCGATCGCCGCCATCCGCTCGGCATGCCCGCGGTGCCCGATGGGCGCCCAGTGCAGCGCGCCGCCCGCCGTCGGCTCGGCCGCGGATGGCGCACCCGCCCCCTCGTCCTCGTCATCGCGAGGCAGCTGCACCCACGTCGTGCCGACGGGCAGCGCCGCGGGCTGCGGCAGCGAGCTGAACGCGACCACCGACGCGGCGACGTGCGGCCGGATCGCGAGGAAGCGGGTCAGGTGCCCCATGCCGTGGTGGTGCACGTACCAGCCGAC contains:
- a CDS encoding glycosyltransferase family 2 protein, with protein sequence MTIATITLASRARAGHLARQQERLQGVPGLERVVVWLDAEPPGDEVPATVVLHVPPAAAGMRLAAARNAGARAAIDRGCDRLVFLDADCVPGDALLDRYDRALRAHPGALLAGPVTYLAEGVAVDAQTDLAALTAPHAARPSPPDGEVHVAAPEDQLLFWSLSFALSASTWRRIGGFDEAYVGYGAEDTDFAMRAQAAPAPLAWVGGAHAYHQHHPTSSPPWQHLDDILRNGGLFADRWGFWPMRGWLEAFEAAGAVERVDGRWRRASVAPR
- a CDS encoding glycosyltransferase produces the protein MTAVGWYVHHHGMGHLTRFLAIRPHVAASVVAFSSLPQPAALPVGTTWVQLPRDDEDEGAGAPSAAEPTAGGALHWAPIGHRGHAERMAAIAARAPHLDAIVVDVSVEVTLLARLLGRRVVLMTQPGDRTDEPHVLGRRLADAVIAPWPADDGEVHPVGGISRFATWERSASRRPGAVLALGGGGRDAAWDAMLRQAIAATPDRQWRIAGGATWIDDPWLALCEAEVVVTAAGQNAIADVAAAGASAIVVPRPRPFDEQHRTAAMLDELGLAVVVDAPAPDDWPALLARAQALQPDWSAWGVPGAAGRAAAIIDRVAAGGRP